In a single window of the Panthera leo isolate Ple1 chromosome A1, P.leo_Ple1_pat1.1, whole genome shotgun sequence genome:
- the SCGB3A2 gene encoding secretoglobin family 3A member 2, translating to MKLVTVFLLVTLSICSYSATTFLANGLPQAVNNALPLPVDDLLPFLDPLKLVLKTLGISVEHLVEGLKKCVNELGPEASEAVKKLLEALSHLV from the exons ATGAAGCTGGTAACTGTGTTTTTGCTGGTGACCCTCAGCATCTGCAGTTACTCTG CCACCACTTTCCTTGCCAACGGTTTGCCACAAGCTGTCAACAATGCCTTACCTTTACCTGTGGACGACCTTCTCCCCTTTTTGGATCCGTTAAAGCTTGTTCTGAAAACTCTGGGCATTTCTGTTGAGCACCTTGTAGAAGGGCTAAAAAAGTGTGTGAATGAGCTGGGACCAGAGGCCTCTGAGGCAGTGAAGAAACTTCTG GAGGCCCTGTCGCATTTGGTGTGA